One Candidatus Planktophila limnetica DNA segment encodes these proteins:
- the metX gene encoding homoserine O-acetyltransferase MetX, translated as MAAASASKELITVSIQKKSPHDRYDVTGAWLEGDDVGDRKFIKIGDLELESGEVLPDVTIAYQSWGTLNAARDNAILVNHAMTGWSDVPGWWPSMVGPGLPLDTDKYFVLCPNVIGGCQGSTGPSSIAPDGARWGSRFPSVTIRDMVAGEIAFSDAIGIKKYKLALGPSLGGMRALEWAVMHPERVGAICTIGSSAVATGDQIGTAAIQIRAIKSDPFYSGGDYYDKDCGPVEGMGIARRIAHLTYRTEAEMDVRFGRQLQGDDTGRFAVESYLDHQATKLATRFDANTYIALTEAMNSHDIGRERGGVGPALESIIVPVMVLSIDTDRLFPPRLQAEIAELAPHAAPVETITSPFGHDGFLVEVESVGAVVRKALAL; from the coding sequence GTGGCTGCTGCAAGTGCGTCGAAGGAATTAATTACTGTGTCTATTCAAAAGAAATCACCACACGATCGTTATGACGTCACGGGTGCATGGCTTGAAGGCGATGATGTGGGCGATCGCAAATTTATAAAAATCGGAGATCTCGAATTAGAAAGTGGCGAAGTCCTGCCCGATGTCACCATCGCCTACCAATCGTGGGGCACATTAAATGCTGCCCGCGATAATGCAATTTTAGTAAATCATGCAATGACTGGTTGGTCTGATGTGCCGGGATGGTGGCCATCGATGGTGGGGCCTGGGCTGCCACTAGATACAGATAAGTATTTTGTTCTCTGTCCTAATGTCATTGGTGGATGCCAAGGAAGCACAGGGCCATCATCGATTGCACCAGATGGCGCGCGTTGGGGATCTCGTTTTCCATCGGTGACTATTCGAGACATGGTCGCAGGCGAAATAGCATTTTCAGATGCAATCGGAATTAAGAAATACAAACTTGCACTGGGGCCATCCTTAGGTGGAATGCGAGCCCTGGAATGGGCTGTGATGCATCCAGAACGCGTGGGAGCAATTTGCACAATTGGTTCATCAGCAGTTGCAACTGGGGATCAAATTGGAACTGCAGCGATTCAAATCAGAGCCATCAAATCTGATCCGTTTTATAGTGGTGGTGATTATTACGATAAAGATTGCGGACCTGTTGAAGGTATGGGAATCGCTCGTCGTATTGCACACCTGACCTATCGCACAGAAGCTGAAATGGATGTGCGCTTTGGTCGCCAATTACAAGGCGATGACACAGGTCGCTTTGCTGTTGAGTCATACCTTGATCACCAAGCCACAAAGTTGGCCACGCGCTTTGATGCCAATACCTACATCGCACTTACAGAGGCGATGAATTCTCATGACATTGGCCGCGAACGCGGGGGCGTGGGCCCGGCTCTTGAGTCCATCATCGTGCCCGTCATGGTTTTATCCATTGATACCGATCGACTCTTTCCGCCACGGCTGCAGGCAGAGATAGCCGAATTAGCCCCGCATGCGGCCCCTGTGGAGACGATTA
- a CDS encoding DUF4192 family protein, translated as MSTATAVDYRDEDFARSVRSFLVDVDSHELNALQQDGATAIIDLAGEYESMGCSVNTLLKARVLGRLSDIQVRDFALGSHNHKSMATYLVMWTELLSMAPPGSIAPVASLCAAIAYESADKQSAAQYLGRAIADDGRYSLATLLQRVFASGWPINAFAAMRADLHPKVCAMIFG; from the coding sequence ATGAGCACGGCAACTGCGGTGGATTACCGCGATGAAGATTTCGCCAGAAGCGTTCGCTCTTTTTTGGTAGATGTAGATAGCCACGAACTTAATGCTCTGCAACAAGATGGCGCCACAGCGATCATTGATTTAGCAGGAGAGTATGAATCAATGGGATGTAGCGTTAATACACTGCTTAAAGCTCGAGTACTTGGTCGCTTATCTGATATTCAAGTACGTGATTTCGCACTGGGTTCACATAATCACAAGAGCATGGCCACATATCTTGTGATGTGGACAGAGCTTTTATCTATGGCACCGCCAGGATCTATTGCACCCGTTGCATCACTCTGCGCGGCCATCGCATATGAAAGTGCGGATAAGCAAAGTGCAGCGCAGTACTTAGGACGTGCCATTGCAGATGATGGGCGGTACTCACTTGCCACCTTGCTACAGCGCGTCTTTGCATCGGGCTGGCCGATTAACGCCTTTGCCGCAATGCGCGCTGATTTACACCCCAAAGTCTGCGCCATGATTTTTGGTTGA
- a CDS encoding PKD domain-containing protein, which yields MKISKVLIAGVSAPLLIAFLIPAPKTWAADCTKACLGVAVENGQIVVSGQKGNGPKSKKVATVVKKVTAIQKSVPKKPVVKRFVLKQPSAVVATKKPVVKRKPAVKKTKAVAKKSTAATSIADRLTKLLPTGGVAYQPAFEPLVHVPVVFWCDLPKIFSTRFNIVGEVVDVTLRPSFSWSFGDGSVMQSTDPGAPYPAGSIQHAYLQEGTYLVTLLATWGGTWSNQGTIRAVTGQIKTIRVATVKVVSAPTMFVQ from the coding sequence ATGAAAATATCCAAAGTACTCATCGCAGGCGTTAGCGCACCATTGCTCATCGCATTTCTTATTCCAGCGCCCAAAACATGGGCCGCTGATTGCACCAAAGCTTGTTTGGGTGTCGCCGTTGAAAATGGGCAAATTGTTGTCTCCGGACAAAAGGGCAATGGACCTAAGAGCAAAAAAGTTGCCACAGTAGTTAAAAAAGTTACTGCTATTCAAAAATCTGTGCCGAAAAAGCCAGTGGTCAAAAGATTTGTTCTCAAGCAACCAAGCGCTGTTGTTGCTACCAAAAAGCCTGTGGTCAAGAGAAAACCGGCTGTAAAGAAAACAAAAGCCGTGGCCAAAAAGTCTACGGCTGCCACATCAATTGCCGATCGCTTAACAAAGTTGCTGCCAACTGGGGGAGTTGCATACCAACCAGCATTTGAGCCACTGGTGCATGTACCGGTTGTTTTTTGGTGTGACTTGCCAAAGATATTTAGCACTCGCTTTAACATTGTTGGTGAAGTTGTTGACGTTACGCTTCGACCATCTTTTTCTTGGTCATTTGGCGATGGCAGCGTTATGCAGAGCACAGATCCTGGTGCTCCATATCCGGCTGGTTCCATTCAGCACGCATACTTACAAGAGGGAACGTATTTAGTAACACTGCTTGCTACATGGGGTGGGACGTGGTCTAACCAGGGCACCATCCGCGCAGTGACAGGTCAGATAAAAACCATTCGCGTAGCAACGGTTAAAGTTGTCAGCGCCCCAACAATGTTTGTGCAGTAA
- a CDS encoding NUDIX hydrolase, producing the protein MAARDGDGWVQCDCGNKHWGLHGAAGLLLVRDSMVLLQHRAPWVHNGDTWGIPGGARDSHEDVIEGALREAIEETGLDPNLVTPVVVHEDNHGNWKYDTVIASASADLVARELNDESHEVRWVEIEELSELNLHPSFAASWPKVKELVLKLIGESL; encoded by the coding sequence GTGGCAGCGCGAGATGGTGACGGATGGGTCCAGTGCGATTGTGGAAACAAGCACTGGGGTCTACATGGCGCTGCTGGTTTATTGCTTGTGCGCGATTCAATGGTTTTACTCCAACACCGAGCGCCGTGGGTGCATAACGGTGACACATGGGGAATTCCAGGCGGTGCCCGCGACTCTCACGAAGATGTCATAGAAGGTGCACTACGAGAAGCGATTGAGGAAACTGGTTTAGATCCAAATCTTGTGACACCTGTAGTAGTTCATGAAGATAACCACGGCAATTGGAAATACGACACTGTTATTGCCTCAGCTAGTGCTGATTTAGTCGCACGTGAATTAAATGATGAATCTCATGAAGTGCGTTGGGTGGAGATTGAAGAATTAAGTGAACTGAACTTACATCCAAGCTTTGCAGCGTCCTGGCCGAAGGTAAAAGAACTAGTCCTTAAGTTGATTGGAGAGTCGCTGTAG
- a CDS encoding ATP-dependent DNA helicase — MSELSAQVRKALDAAVEAIGGSPREGQIEMAEAVANALTDRHHLMVQAGTGTGKSLAYIVPALVHGRKVLVATATLALQRQLVERDLPAVVPALEKVLGREITYGIYKGVGNYICLQKMNSEEPDPDGQVLLEVSSLGKDAQRLHAWAKSPGATGDRDDAPEVDRRVWAANSLSGRECVGADVCAYGHQCFAALAKGRAQSADIVITNHTLLAIEIVDSHPILPERDAVILDEAHEFMDRTTQAVTEELTSARVIRAAAMARKHMPGKLADTFTKAADDFHDTMADYGQDVRQNPALQGRLEEIPASLEAPIRRVKEAAAAIVQSISADEEAIGSDALAERARVKGAVNEINTTCTKIMRNSDGQVLWYEPTFQTLHLAPLSVSNVLRANLLTKTPVIATSATLSVGNSMDAMARSIGFTVGGDEDATSEDGDIDPSNVAMLDVGSPFDFANQGVLYLPKHLPEPGREGVHPDVLEELGELIDAAGGRTLALFSSWRGVEAADLHLRKVLAELPIKIITQKRGDAVGPLVERFAKDATSVLLGTMSLWQGVDVPGNSCVLVTIDRIPFPRPDEPVMSARAAQADAGGGSGFMQISLPRAALLLAQGTGRLIRSVEDRGVVAILDSRIVNKRYGSVLLNSMPPLWRTSDKAVVRESLQRLSNQLKD; from the coding sequence ATGAGCGAACTATCAGCCCAAGTGCGAAAGGCATTAGATGCCGCAGTTGAGGCAATCGGTGGCTCACCTCGCGAAGGTCAGATTGAAATGGCTGAAGCAGTTGCTAACGCTTTAACTGATCGCCATCACCTTATGGTTCAAGCTGGCACTGGTACTGGAAAATCACTTGCATACATTGTTCCGGCCCTTGTGCACGGTCGAAAAGTATTAGTTGCAACAGCAACGCTTGCACTGCAACGCCAATTGGTCGAAAGAGATTTACCTGCAGTTGTTCCAGCCCTTGAAAAAGTCTTAGGTCGCGAAATTACATACGGAATATATAAAGGCGTTGGCAATTACATCTGTCTGCAAAAGATGAATAGCGAAGAACCAGATCCTGATGGGCAAGTTCTGCTCGAAGTTTCATCCCTTGGAAAAGACGCACAACGTTTACATGCATGGGCTAAATCTCCCGGTGCAACAGGGGACCGAGATGATGCACCAGAAGTAGATCGCAGAGTGTGGGCTGCCAACTCTTTATCTGGACGCGAATGTGTGGGCGCCGATGTCTGTGCTTATGGCCATCAATGTTTTGCAGCTCTTGCAAAGGGGCGTGCACAAAGCGCGGACATCGTCATTACTAATCACACGTTGCTGGCAATTGAAATCGTTGATTCACATCCGATCTTGCCCGAACGAGATGCTGTTATTTTGGATGAAGCACATGAATTTATGGATCGCACAACACAAGCGGTTACTGAAGAACTTACTTCGGCTCGAGTTATCAGGGCTGCTGCAATGGCTCGTAAACACATGCCCGGCAAATTAGCTGACACCTTTACAAAAGCTGCCGATGATTTTCATGACACGATGGCAGATTACGGACAAGATGTTCGCCAAAATCCTGCTCTGCAAGGTCGCTTAGAAGAAATTCCAGCATCCCTAGAAGCACCGATTCGTCGTGTGAAAGAAGCAGCGGCCGCGATTGTGCAATCCATTAGCGCCGATGAAGAAGCAATTGGCAGTGACGCCCTGGCTGAGCGCGCACGAGTAAAAGGTGCGGTCAATGAAATTAATACAACGTGCACAAAGATTATGCGAAATAGTGATGGACAAGTTCTTTGGTATGAACCAACGTTTCAGACTCTGCACCTAGCGCCCTTAAGTGTTTCCAATGTTTTGCGCGCAAATTTACTGACAAAAACCCCAGTGATTGCAACATCTGCAACCTTAAGTGTGGGCAATTCAATGGATGCGATGGCTAGATCTATTGGTTTTACAGTTGGCGGCGATGAAGATGCCACTAGTGAAGATGGCGATATTGATCCAAGTAACGTTGCGATGTTAGATGTTGGTTCTCCCTTTGATTTTGCTAATCAAGGTGTTTTGTATTTACCAAAGCACTTGCCAGAGCCTGGCCGCGAAGGTGTTCATCCGGATGTATTAGAAGAGTTAGGTGAATTAATTGACGCAGCAGGTGGTCGAACCCTGGCACTTTTTAGTTCATGGAGAGGTGTGGAGGCTGCCGATTTACATCTGCGAAAAGTATTAGCAGAGCTGCCAATAAAGATCATTACACAAAAGCGAGGAGATGCTGTTGGGCCACTGGTCGAACGCTTTGCAAAAGATGCAACATCAGTGCTGCTCGGCACGATGTCACTCTGGCAAGGAGTTGATGTGCCAGGAAACTCCTGTGTGCTTGTCACAATTGATCGCATTCCATTTCCACGTCCCGATGAACCAGTGATGTCTGCTCGCGCTGCGCAAGCAGATGCCGGTGGCGGTTCTGGGTTTATGCAGATTTCCTTGCCACGTGCTGCGTTGTTATTGGCACAAGGCACAGGGCGTTTGATTAGATCAGTTGAAGATCGTGGTGTTGTGGCAATCCTTGATTCACGAATTGTTAATAAGAGATATGGGAGCGTGCTTTTAAACTCAATGCCGCCGCTCTGGCGAACTTCGGATAAGGCTGTTGTGCGCGAATCCCTACAGCGACTCTCCAATCAACTTAAGGACTAG
- the ribH gene encoding 6,7-dimethyl-8-ribityllumazine synthase produces the protein MAGHAPEVSIKEIPNATIAIISATWHDDICADLIIGAQRACALAKAKSEVIRVPGSFELPLAAQFAFEKGFDAAVVLGVVIQGETPHFDYVCQGVTQGVIDVSLKFSRPIGFGVLTVNTLEQAIARCGRPESFEDKGFDSAVAALTLLLQK, from the coding sequence ATGGCCGGGCATGCACCAGAAGTTTCGATTAAGGAAATACCAAACGCCACAATCGCAATCATTAGCGCCACATGGCACGATGATATTTGTGCAGATTTAATCATAGGTGCGCAGCGCGCATGTGCTTTGGCAAAGGCTAAGAGCGAAGTTATCCGCGTACCTGGTTCTTTTGAATTACCACTTGCTGCGCAATTCGCCTTTGAAAAAGGTTTTGATGCCGCAGTTGTTTTAGGTGTTGTTATTCAAGGTGAAACTCCACACTTTGATTATGTGTGTCAGGGTGTCACGCAAGGCGTGATCGATGTCAGCCTTAAGTTCTCAAGGCCAATTGGCTTTGGCGTCTTAACCGTTAATACCCTCGAGCAAGCAATCGCTCGTTGTGGTCGACCTGAAAGCTTTGAAGATAAGGGATTTGATAGCGCTGTTGCTGCGCTTACATTATTGTTGCAAAAATGA
- the ribB gene encoding 3,4-dihydroxy-2-butanone-4-phosphate synthase — protein sequence MSALTPVDQALKAFASGEIVIVVDNENRENEGDFIMLAEKATPEKVAFMNRYSTGLLCAPMNRDRARTLGLPLMWAKNQDTNRTAFTVTTDAKKNLTTGVSATERATTFNELARADATADDFVRPGHIFPLIAADGLLEQRQGHTEAAVAMAALVGAQPVGLLCEIVNEDGSMSRMPDLEKFAAAHSLPIISIEALAEYARSKNLAAFKSTAPQLLWANLPINDGVWKVSTYTNSAGIDHAIVALGDISGGSEVLMRVHSECLTGDVFSSKRCDCQAQLHHSFDRISDAGSGVIIYLRAHEGRGIGLAQKIKAYALQDQGQDTVQANLSLGHESDERSFDDVVVIAKALGISSVRLLTNNPDKISTLKAAGIKVLVEEISVGQSSFNQKYLDTKRSVMGHLIGKDN from the coding sequence ATGAGTGCATTAACTCCTGTTGACCAGGCCCTCAAAGCATTTGCTTCGGGTGAAATTGTTATTGTCGTTGATAATGAAAATCGTGAGAACGAGGGCGATTTCATTATGTTGGCAGAAAAGGCAACGCCTGAAAAAGTCGCGTTCATGAATCGTTATTCCACAGGGTTGCTCTGTGCTCCAATGAATCGCGATCGCGCACGCACATTGGGCTTGCCTTTGATGTGGGCAAAGAATCAAGACACAAATCGCACAGCATTTACTGTCACAACGGACGCGAAGAAGAATCTGACAACAGGAGTGAGCGCCACAGAGCGAGCAACAACATTTAACGAATTAGCACGCGCCGATGCAACAGCAGATGACTTTGTTCGCCCGGGCCATATTTTTCCTCTGATTGCAGCAGATGGATTACTTGAACAGCGCCAAGGTCACACAGAGGCCGCAGTTGCTATGGCAGCACTTGTTGGCGCCCAACCTGTTGGTTTGTTATGCGAGATCGTCAATGAAGATGGCTCGATGTCTCGCATGCCAGATCTTGAAAAATTCGCGGCCGCGCACTCTTTACCAATTATTTCGATCGAAGCGTTAGCCGAATATGCGCGTAGTAAAAACCTTGCAGCATTTAAATCGACTGCGCCACAACTTCTCTGGGCAAATCTGCCAATCAATGATGGTGTGTGGAAAGTAAGTACGTATACAAACTCTGCGGGTATTGATCACGCAATTGTGGCCCTAGGAGACATCAGCGGTGGATCAGAAGTATTGATGCGCGTGCACTCTGAGTGCTTAACGGGGGATGTCTTCTCATCTAAGCGCTGTGATTGCCAAGCACAACTGCATCATTCATTTGATCGTATTTCAGATGCCGGATCTGGAGTAATTATTTATCTTCGTGCACATGAGGGCCGCGGCATTGGTCTTGCACAAAAGATCAAGGCATATGCTCTTCAAGATCAAGGGCAAGACACTGTGCAAGCAAATCTTTCACTCGGTCACGAATCAGATGAGCGCAGCTTTGATGATGTGGTTGTGATTGCTAAGGCTTTGGGCATTTCTTCGGTGCGATTACTGACAAATAATCCTGACAAGATTTCAACTCTGAAGGCCGCTGGCATCAAGGTTTTAGTTGAAGAGATTTCAGTTGGACAGAGTTCTTTTAATCAGAAATATCTCGATACAAAGCGCTCCGTCATGGGGCACTTAATTGGAAAGGATAACTAA
- a CDS encoding riboflavin synthase, protein MFTGLVQERGTVTTIARAETSAQITIKAAHLAGQIKEGDSVSVDGVCLTATHVTPDSFTADAMVQTLAITSLGQIAQGSEVNLELAAQLDTRMGGHIVQGHVDGTGTLVALTPGEQWMKCEVKVESSLLKYIVAKGSICFSGISLTVGEVNDETCVVTVWLIPETLERTTISTKKPGDLINIEVDVLAKYVERMMEKK, encoded by the coding sequence ATGTTTACAGGATTAGTTCAAGAGCGCGGCACCGTCACAACTATTGCGCGCGCAGAAACGAGCGCACAGATCACTATCAAAGCTGCTCATTTAGCAGGACAGATTAAAGAAGGTGACTCAGTCAGCGTTGATGGCGTCTGTTTAACTGCCACACATGTAACGCCAGATTCTTTTACGGCAGATGCCATGGTGCAAACACTTGCGATTACATCATTGGGCCAGATTGCCCAAGGCAGCGAAGTAAATCTCGAACTCGCTGCACAATTAGATACACGCATGGGTGGTCATATTGTCCAAGGCCACGTTGATGGCACAGGAACCCTCGTTGCACTGACTCCAGGGGAGCAGTGGATGAAGTGCGAAGTAAAGGTTGAATCATCACTTCTTAAATACATCGTTGCAAAGGGCTCTATCTGTTTTTCAGGAATTTCATTAACTGTGGGAGAAGTAAATGATGAAACTTGCGTTGTCACAGTCTGGTTAATTCCAGAGACGCTGGAGCGAACAACAATTTCAACAAAAAAACCTGGAGATTTAATCAACATCGAAGTTGATGTGCTGGCCAAGTACGTCGAGCGAATGATGGAGAAAAAATAA
- the ribD gene encoding bifunctional diaminohydroxyphosphoribosylaminopyrimidine deaminase/5-amino-6-(5-phosphoribosylamino)uracil reductase RibD, giving the protein MTHHLAFMQRAIALSEKGLARTAPNPIVGAVIIGADGSVIAEGFHDRASSADHAEVVALKIAGEKARGATMYVTLEPCNHTGTTGPCTQVIIDAGIATVVYAVADPNPEAAGGAAALKAAGIEVVAGVGVDEASYSNRAWLTKIIKGRPFITWKVAATLDGKIAALDGTSKWITNEASRADVQKVRRGVDAIMVGTQTVIADDPHLVPRDAIEGKNPLRIVCGTQEVPKSAQVLDGAAPTKVIASKDLDVVAAELLALGVNHILLESGPTLASAMLHACMLDELMIYQGPSLLGAGKNFVADLGALTLDHAMKMPRVSTETFGDDVKSIYRITNE; this is encoded by the coding sequence ATGACACATCATCTAGCTTTTATGCAACGTGCTATCGCCCTGTCTGAAAAAGGACTCGCTCGCACAGCCCCCAACCCCATTGTTGGCGCAGTAATTATTGGCGCAGATGGTTCTGTTATCGCAGAAGGTTTTCATGATCGCGCATCAAGTGCTGATCACGCAGAAGTAGTTGCGTTAAAAATTGCAGGCGAGAAGGCACGCGGTGCCACGATGTATGTGACCCTCGAACCATGTAATCACACCGGAACAACAGGGCCGTGCACGCAAGTGATTATTGATGCAGGTATTGCCACAGTTGTTTACGCCGTTGCAGATCCAAACCCAGAAGCTGCCGGTGGCGCGGCTGCATTGAAAGCTGCTGGCATCGAAGTTGTTGCAGGTGTTGGCGTTGACGAAGCTAGTTATTCCAATCGCGCGTGGCTAACAAAAATTATTAAAGGTCGCCCATTTATTACATGGAAAGTTGCTGCAACACTGGATGGAAAAATCGCAGCGTTAGATGGCACATCCAAGTGGATTACCAATGAAGCATCAAGGGCCGATGTGCAAAAGGTTCGTCGCGGTGTCGATGCCATCATGGTCGGAACACAGACTGTCATTGCAGATGATCCGCACTTGGTGCCAAGAGATGCAATAGAAGGCAAGAATCCGCTTCGCATTGTTTGTGGAACACAAGAGGTGCCAAAGAGTGCACAAGTATTAGATGGCGCAGCGCCAACGAAGGTCATTGCAAGTAAAGATCTAGATGTAGTTGCAGCCGAACTTTTGGCACTTGGCGTTAACCACATCTTGCTGGAATCAGGACCCACTCTTGCCTCTGCAATGCTGCACGCATGCATGTTGGATGAATTAATGATTTATCAAGGCCCATCGTTACTGGGCGCTGGCAAGAACTTTGTTGCAGATCTTGGTGCGCTAACTCTTGATCATGCAATGAAAATGCCACGCGTGAGCACCGAAACCTTTGGTGATGACGTTAAATCCATCTACAGAATTACGAACGAGTAA
- a CDS encoding beta-class carbonic anhydrase produces the protein MSVLNEVLDANKKYVDSFGEKGKLALPPARGFAILTCMDARLDPAKYAGLSEGDAHVIRNAGARASDDAIRSLVISYKLLGTKEWFVIHHSNCGMEFFTDVAMRDLLSKSLETAALGSEGFYDVGKGPGSNEGAYIDWLTISDRDKAVIEDVQRIRRHPLVPSNIPIHGYVYEVETGKLLEVPGAKQAGAAK, from the coding sequence ATGTCAGTTTTAAATGAAGTTTTAGATGCTAACAAAAAATACGTTGATAGTTTTGGCGAGAAGGGCAAACTCGCACTACCGCCAGCTAGAGGATTTGCAATATTAACCTGCATGGATGCACGTCTTGATCCAGCAAAGTATGCGGGCTTAAGTGAAGGCGATGCGCACGTTATTAGAAATGCTGGCGCTCGTGCATCAGATGATGCAATTCGCTCACTCGTTATCTCCTACAAATTACTCGGCACTAAAGAGTGGTTTGTTATTCACCACAGTAATTGCGGCATGGAGTTCTTTACAGATGTTGCTATGCGCGATCTTCTATCAAAGAGCTTAGAAACTGCAGCCCTTGGCAGCGAAGGTTTTTATGATGTTGGTAAAGGCCCAGGTTCTAATGAAGGTGCTTACATTGATTGGCTCACGATTTCAGATCGCGATAAAGCAGTTATTGAAGATGTTCAAAGAATTCGTCGCCATCCACTTGTGCCTTCAAATATTCCAATTCATGGATACGTCTATGAAGTTGAAACAGGCAAACTTCTCGAAGTTCCAGGAGCAAAACAAGCAGGAGCTGCGAAATAA